Proteins encoded by one window of Blautia luti:
- a CDS encoding YbjQ family protein: MKLLSIEYIPGVEFEALGIVKGTVVQTKNVGKDFMAGMKTLVGGEITGYTEMLNEARQIATKRMVDEAKEMNADAVIGVKYGSSQVMSGAAEVIAYGTAVKYKQD, translated from the coding sequence ATGAAGCTTCTAAGTATTGAATACATTCCGGGTGTAGAGTTTGAGGCACTGGGAATTGTAAAGGGAACAGTTGTACAGACAAAAAATGTAGGAAAAGATTTCATGGCAGGGATGAAGACTCTGGTAGGCGGAGAAATCACTGGCTATACGGAAATGCTCAATGAGGCAAGACAGATTGCCACCAAGCGTATGGTGGATGAAGCCAAAGAGATGAATGCGGATGCTGTGATCGGTGTGAAATATGGCTCCTCCCAGGTAATGTCAGGGGCAGCAGAAGTGATTGCA